The Limnochorda sp. LNt genome includes a region encoding these proteins:
- a CDS encoding amidohydrolase family protein: MLVDVHAHAVPPEVVARLTRHGPRVGVEVVRRAGETWFDHRQGYRYPVGPAFTSVDTILSRMDRARLDHRILSIPPTLFFYDLPGGEAAELCSAINDALVAFANRGGGRLWAFITVPLQEPLAAAREVERSASHPVVKGVEIGTDAGGRALDDQALAPFFQACEQAGLPVFLHPYYLGPKPGLEPYYLTNSIGNPLETTIAIARLIHGGVLERHPQLRVVLAHGGGFFPYQLGRLEHAFAVRPEPSATCDRPPSAYHDRIYYDSVLHLPAALRYLVEVAGADHVLMGSDDPFDMGTEDPAALVEAARLEPDAREAVLGQSAIRLLGLTPAGRVADGRGRAGETG; the protein is encoded by the coding sequence GTGCTGGTCGACGTCCACGCCCATGCGGTCCCACCGGAGGTGGTCGCCCGGCTGACGAGGCACGGCCCCCGGGTCGGTGTCGAGGTCGTGCGGCGGGCCGGGGAGACCTGGTTCGACCACCGCCAGGGTTACCGGTATCCCGTGGGGCCTGCCTTCACCTCCGTGGATACGATCCTGAGCCGCATGGACAGGGCCCGCCTCGACCACCGGATCCTGTCCATCCCCCCCACCCTCTTCTTCTACGACCTTCCAGGCGGCGAAGCGGCCGAGCTCTGCTCGGCCATCAACGACGCGCTGGTGGCCTTCGCGAACCGGGGAGGCGGGCGCCTCTGGGCCTTCATCACGGTGCCGTTGCAGGAGCCGCTGGCGGCGGCCCGGGAGGTGGAGCGATCGGCTTCGCATCCGGTGGTCAAGGGGGTGGAGATCGGGACGGACGCCGGGGGGCGGGCCCTCGACGACCAGGCGCTGGCCCCCTTCTTCCAGGCCTGCGAGCAGGCGGGACTCCCGGTCTTCCTGCATCCCTACTACCTCGGCCCCAAGCCGGGCCTCGAGCCGTACTACCTCACCAACTCCATCGGCAATCCCCTGGAGACCACCATCGCCATCGCCCGGCTCATCCACGGGGGCGTCCTGGAGCGTCACCCCCAGCTCCGGGTGGTGCTGGCCCACGGGGGAGGCTTCTTCCCGTACCAGCTAGGGCGCCTGGAGCACGCCTTCGCGGTGCGGCCTGAGCCGTCCGCGACGTGCGACCGGCCACCCTCGGCCTACCACGATCGCATCTACTACGACTCGGTGCTCCACCTGCCGGCCGCACTGCGCTACCTGGTCGAGGTGGCCGGAGCGGATCACGTGCTGATGGGTAGCGACGACCCCTTCGACATGGGGACCGAGGACCCTGCGGCCCTGGTGGAGGCGGCCCGGCTGGAGCCTGACGCCCGAGAGGCGGTGCTCGGGCAGAGCGCGATCCGGCTCCTCGGGCTCACGCCCGCCGGGCGAGTCGCCGACGGCCGCGGGAGAGCCGGTGAAACCGGATGA
- a CDS encoding cysteine hydrolase — MQAADRRVRLVDRSDLVGALRERLVVDPATTAVLAVDVHRGHLDPAVATMPVDPLRAGRVVEALQRLFSLARRVGIPIVYVTMNHRTLPHPGAESMSNPFWRAVEDARQSLTPGRRSTIKGHNLEGSSQTEFLPQIAPQPGDYRIDNKKRLSAFYGTDLEILLRILRVETTIVVGINTNTCVLCTCFEAFNRDLRVVVVPECVDSMYGEDLHVLGLENVSRCLGWVVPLDELESLLTRHAATRVARGGA; from the coding sequence ATGCAAGCTGCTGACCGACGGGTACGGCTGGTGGATCGGAGCGACCTGGTGGGGGCGTTGCGTGAGAGGCTGGTGGTGGACCCCGCGACCACCGCAGTCCTGGCTGTCGACGTCCATCGGGGCCATCTGGACCCGGCGGTCGCGACCATGCCCGTGGACCCGCTCCGAGCCGGTCGGGTGGTGGAGGCGCTGCAGCGTCTCTTCTCGCTGGCGCGGCGGGTCGGGATCCCCATCGTCTACGTCACCATGAACCATCGGACCCTTCCTCACCCGGGCGCCGAGAGCATGAGCAATCCCTTCTGGCGCGCAGTGGAGGACGCCCGTCAGAGCCTCACCCCCGGGCGTCGCAGCACCATCAAGGGACACAACCTCGAAGGGTCGTCCCAGACCGAGTTCCTTCCCCAAATCGCCCCGCAGCCGGGCGACTACCGCATCGACAACAAGAAGCGCCTCTCCGCCTTCTACGGGACGGACCTCGAGATCCTGCTGAGGATCCTGCGGGTGGAGACGACCATCGTCGTCGGCATCAACACCAACACGTGCGTTCTGTGCACCTGCTTCGAGGCGTTCAACAGGGACTTGCGCGTCGTGGTGGTGCCGGAGTGTGTCGACAGCATGTACGGCGAGGACCTGCACGTCCTGGGCCTGGAGAACGTCAGCCGGTGCCTGGGCTGGGTCGTCCCCCTCGACGAGCTGGAGAGTCTGCTGACGCGGCATGCAGCGACTCGGGTCGCACGAGGAGGGGCGTGA
- a CDS encoding aldehyde dehydrogenase has translation MAAQSPETASERLRYPLFIGGEWVEPMSGRYMPVENPTSGEVEAEVAEAGEEDVDRAVQAAWRAMRQGPWGEMGGRQRSLLLYRLADALEAQVERLARLESRFNGRPIREMRAQIRIVPQWYRYFAGLADKMEGETIPVDGPYLNYTVRVPLGVVAQITPWNHPLLISTKKLAPALAAGNAVVLKPSEIAPVTLFELADLFHRAGLPPGALNVINGYGPVAGRALAAHPGVRKVDLTGGTETGRAIARLAADNLTRVTFELGGKAPVIVFDDADIPAAVDGAAFAMFIATGQTCVAGARLLVQRSVYPEVLERLVDKVARLRLGDPMDPETDVGPVVSRVQLERVERYVRIGVEEGARLVLGGRRPSGSPALAAGYYYLPTIFADVRPEMRIAQEEIFGPVLCVIPFEDESDAIRIANDIRYGLGASVWTRDVGRAHRVAHAIEAGIVWINDHHRIDPGSPWGGFKWSGYGKENGFEAIREYTETKSIWVNLRPEPFDWYARDGQEKRLN, from the coding sequence ATGGCGGCACAATCACCGGAGACGGCCAGTGAGCGCCTGCGCTACCCCCTCTTCATCGGGGGCGAGTGGGTGGAACCGATGAGCGGGCGCTACATGCCCGTCGAGAATCCGACCAGCGGCGAGGTCGAGGCCGAAGTGGCCGAAGCCGGCGAGGAGGACGTCGACCGGGCCGTGCAGGCCGCCTGGCGGGCGATGCGCCAGGGGCCGTGGGGCGAGATGGGGGGCCGGCAGCGCAGCCTGCTCCTCTACCGCCTGGCCGACGCGCTGGAGGCCCAGGTAGAGCGGTTGGCCCGGCTGGAGTCTCGCTTCAACGGCCGGCCCATCCGGGAGATGCGGGCGCAGATCCGGATCGTGCCGCAATGGTATCGCTACTTCGCCGGCCTGGCCGACAAGATGGAGGGGGAGACGATCCCGGTCGACGGGCCCTACCTCAACTACACGGTGCGGGTGCCACTGGGGGTGGTGGCCCAGATCACGCCGTGGAACCACCCTCTACTCATCAGCACCAAGAAGCTGGCGCCCGCGCTGGCGGCCGGCAACGCCGTCGTGCTCAAGCCATCCGAGATCGCCCCGGTCACGCTGTTCGAGCTGGCGGACCTCTTCCACCGCGCGGGACTGCCTCCGGGCGCGCTCAACGTCATCAACGGATACGGCCCGGTGGCGGGACGGGCACTGGCGGCGCACCCTGGCGTGCGCAAGGTGGACCTGACCGGGGGGACCGAGACGGGCAGGGCCATCGCCCGGCTGGCGGCCGACAACCTGACCCGGGTCACGTTCGAACTGGGGGGCAAGGCTCCCGTCATCGTCTTCGACGACGCCGACATCCCGGCGGCGGTGGACGGGGCGGCCTTCGCCATGTTCATCGCTACGGGCCAGACCTGCGTGGCCGGGGCGCGCCTGTTGGTGCAGCGCAGCGTCTACCCGGAGGTGCTGGAGCGGCTGGTCGACAAGGTCGCACGCCTGCGCCTGGGGGACCCGATGGATCCGGAGACCGACGTGGGCCCGGTGGTCTCGAGAGTTCAGCTGGAACGGGTGGAGCGCTACGTACGCATCGGGGTGGAGGAGGGCGCCCGGCTCGTCCTGGGCGGGCGGCGCCCCTCGGGCTCCCCAGCCCTGGCAGCCGGCTACTACTACCTGCCGACCATCTTCGCCGATGTCCGGCCCGAGATGCGCATCGCCCAGGAGGAGATCTTCGGGCCGGTACTCTGCGTCATCCCCTTCGAGGACGAATCCGACGCGATCCGCATCGCCAACGACATCCGCTACGGGCTCGGGGCCTCGGTCTGGACCCGGGACGTCGGGAGGGCGCACCGCGTGGCCCACGCCATCGAGGCCGGCATCGTCTGGATCAACGACCACCATCGCATCGACCCTGGCTCTCCCTGGGGCGGCTTCAAATGGAGCGGCTACGGCAAGGAGAACGGCTTCGAGGCCATCCGGGAGTACACGGAGACCAAGAGCATATGGGTCAACCTGCGGCCCGAGCCTTTCGACTGGTACGCCCGGGACGGTCAGGAGAAGCGCCTGAACTGA
- a CDS encoding dihydroorotase has protein sequence MGGVDLIVRGGRVVCDTGEMEADLYVAGGRIVAVGQLDVPAREVVDAGGLLVFPGFVDAHVHFMDPGDPSREDFPTGSSAAAVAGVTTVIEHTHASPVHTGSQLQEKARYLRGRSVIDFACAAHFSPGGPDDVADVWRAGAACIKVFTCTTHGIRAVEPGPLLEAMRRLQPRGATFLVHAEDEAITRWAEQALRAARRDDGGVIPEWRHPVAERVAVSAVGWLAEASGARVVVAHCSHPEVVDTIAAFRARGARMWAETCPQYLLLREDEAVQLGAFRKFTPPARARSEADLERMWQLVRDGQIAYVASDHAPATRAQKREGSIWDVHFGLPGIDTTSALLIDAALEGRISPTRLAELYAAAPARLYGLYPRKGTLRPGSDADLVLVDPSARRVLRDEDVLSRAGWTPYHGRLVKGAVVATYLRGRKVAEGGRPNAPPGTGEWIPGPGARARGEVDDGGRPR, from the coding sequence ATGGGTGGCGTCGACCTGATCGTGCGCGGCGGGCGGGTGGTTTGCGACACCGGCGAGATGGAGGCCGACCTCTACGTGGCAGGTGGCAGGATCGTGGCCGTGGGGCAACTCGACGTGCCTGCCCGCGAGGTGGTGGATGCCGGAGGGCTCCTGGTCTTCCCGGGCTTCGTGGACGCCCATGTCCACTTCATGGACCCCGGTGACCCCTCGCGGGAGGACTTTCCCACCGGCAGCTCGGCCGCCGCCGTCGCGGGGGTGACCACCGTCATCGAACATACGCACGCATCCCCGGTCCACACAGGCTCCCAGCTCCAAGAGAAGGCCCGCTACCTGCGGGGTCGCTCCGTGATCGACTTCGCCTGCGCAGCCCACTTCTCGCCGGGTGGCCCAGACGACGTGGCGGACGTCTGGCGAGCTGGCGCTGCGTGCATCAAGGTCTTCACCTGCACGACGCACGGCATCCGGGCGGTCGAGCCCGGTCCCCTGCTGGAGGCGATGAGGCGGCTGCAACCCAGGGGCGCCACGTTTCTCGTCCATGCCGAGGACGAGGCGATCACTCGCTGGGCCGAGCAGGCCCTGCGGGCGGCGAGGCGGGATGACGGCGGCGTCATCCCGGAGTGGCGCCATCCAGTGGCGGAGCGGGTGGCGGTGAGCGCCGTGGGCTGGCTGGCCGAAGCATCGGGGGCACGAGTGGTGGTCGCTCACTGCAGCCACCCGGAGGTGGTCGACACCATCGCGGCATTTCGCGCACGGGGAGCGCGGATGTGGGCCGAGACGTGCCCGCAGTACCTGTTGCTGCGGGAGGACGAGGCCGTCCAGCTGGGGGCCTTCCGCAAGTTCACCCCGCCGGCTCGGGCCCGCTCTGAAGCCGACCTGGAGCGGATGTGGCAGCTCGTTCGGGATGGCCAAATCGCCTACGTGGCCAGCGATCACGCCCCGGCGACCCGGGCGCAGAAGCGCGAGGGGAGCATCTGGGACGTTCACTTCGGGTTGCCCGGCATCGACACGACCTCGGCTCTGCTCATCGACGCCGCGCTGGAGGGGCGGATCTCGCCGACGCGCCTGGCGGAACTCTATGCCGCCGCGCCGGCGCGCCTCTACGGGCTGTATCCGCGCAAGGGGACGCTGCGGCCGGGGAGCGACGCCGACCTGGTGCTGGTGGACCCGTCGGCCCGGCGCGTCCTCCGGGACGAGGACGTCCTCTCCAGGGCCGGCTGGACGCCCTACCACGGGCGCCTGGTGAAGGGAGCCGTGGTAGCCACCTACCTGCGGGGGCGCAAGGTAGCCGAAGGAGGCAGGCCAAACGCGCCGCCGGGCACAGGCGAGTGGATCCCCGGACCGGGGGCTCGAGCGCGGGGCGAGGTCGACGATGGAGGGAGGCCTCGATGA
- a CDS encoding 2-hydroxyacid dehydrogenase, which translates to MPVSIFVTQPIPAPAVERLERLGNVRLFGDTSRILPREQLLREVGRCDILYCMLHDRIDAAIIDAAPRLRLIATSAVNPANVDVAHATRRGIPVTVIPNVVVEATADLQWALLLAVARRVVEADRALRAGLFPGAQSMHFVGGEVHGKVLGSIGLGAIGRAAARRARGFGMTVLYTKRTRLEPQEEAELGVAFRSLDELLRESDFVVINAALHPGTRHLVGRRELGLMKPSAYLINTARGPIVDEQALVEALKAGRIAGAALDVFEEEPAVHPELPHLSNVVLTPHIGTATWDTRLRIASIVVDNIEAFVAGRRPPNLFNAEVLGTSLGEAS; encoded by the coding sequence ATGCCCGTCAGCATCTTCGTGACCCAACCCATCCCAGCTCCTGCTGTGGAGCGACTGGAGCGGCTGGGGAACGTGCGGCTCTTCGGCGACACCAGCCGCATCCTACCCCGCGAGCAGTTGCTCCGGGAAGTGGGGCGCTGCGACATCCTCTACTGCATGCTGCACGACCGCATCGACGCCGCGATCATCGACGCGGCCCCGCGGCTCCGGCTGATCGCCACCTCGGCCGTCAACCCGGCCAACGTCGACGTGGCCCATGCCACGCGGCGCGGCATCCCGGTCACGGTCATCCCCAACGTCGTCGTGGAGGCGACCGCCGACCTGCAGTGGGCGCTGCTGCTGGCAGTGGCGCGCCGGGTGGTGGAGGCGGACCGGGCGTTGCGGGCGGGTCTTTTCCCGGGCGCCCAATCGATGCACTTCGTCGGAGGCGAGGTGCACGGCAAGGTGCTGGGCAGCATCGGGCTCGGTGCCATCGGGCGGGCCGCCGCGCGGCGAGCCCGGGGCTTCGGCATGACGGTGCTGTACACCAAGCGCACCCGCCTCGAGCCCCAGGAGGAGGCGGAGCTGGGCGTCGCCTTCCGGAGCCTGGACGAGTTGCTGCGGGAGAGCGACTTCGTGGTGATCAACGCCGCGCTGCACCCGGGGACGCGCCACCTGGTGGGCCGGCGAGAGCTCGGCCTGATGAAGCCCTCGGCCTATCTGATCAATACGGCCAGGGGCCCCATCGTCGACGAGCAGGCGCTGGTGGAGGCCCTCAAGGCGGGCCGCATCGCCGGGGCGGCGCTGGACGTCTTCGAAGAGGAGCCGGCGGTGCACCCCGAGCTGCCCCACCTGTCCAACGTGGTCCTGACGCCTCATATCGGCACGGCGACGTGGGACACGCGGCTGCGTATCGCGTCCATCGTGGTCGACAACATCGAGGCCTTCGTGGCCGGGCGGCGGCCGCCCAACCTGTTCAACGCCGAGGTGCTCGGCACCAGCCTCGGCGAGGCATCCTGA
- a CDS encoding alcohol dehydrogenase catalytic domain-containing protein produces the protein MRAMVLDQFGGRLQLKEVPDPAPPGPGQVLVRVRACGLCYTDVKIASASLPGPLLPRLPHILGHEPAGEVVAVGEGVMSVAPGDHVALHIYLPCGRCRACWAGDETLCDSVRQLGFNLPGAMAEYVVVPEINAVRIGQHVPLEEAAIIADAVATTVHGLRERAGLRVGETVLVIGAGGLGLHAIQVARLGGARVLAVDQAPDKLELARKVGADDAFLIQSEHAAKQVLAAAGGPVDLVVELVAKPVTMSLAAAVLRTGGRLLMIGYQPGVDVAIPTPDVVLRNLSIIGSTASSLLSFRESVRLVEQGKIRPVVTDRYRLEEANEALERLKRGGILGRAVLLVA, from the coding sequence ATGCGAGCGATGGTACTCGACCAGTTCGGCGGGCGTTTGCAGCTCAAGGAGGTGCCCGACCCCGCGCCACCGGGCCCTGGTCAGGTGCTGGTGCGGGTGCGGGCCTGCGGCCTGTGCTACACCGACGTCAAGATCGCGTCGGCGAGCCTGCCGGGCCCCTTGCTGCCCCGGCTGCCCCACATCCTGGGCCACGAGCCGGCGGGCGAGGTCGTGGCCGTCGGCGAGGGGGTTATGTCGGTCGCGCCGGGCGACCACGTTGCGCTCCACATCTACCTTCCGTGTGGCCGGTGCCGGGCCTGCTGGGCCGGTGATGAGACGCTGTGCGACTCGGTTCGCCAATTGGGCTTCAACCTCCCAGGAGCCATGGCAGAGTACGTGGTGGTGCCCGAGATCAACGCGGTGCGCATCGGCCAGCACGTCCCCCTGGAGGAGGCCGCCATCATCGCCGACGCCGTGGCTACCACCGTCCATGGCCTGCGGGAGCGGGCCGGGCTGCGGGTGGGCGAGACGGTGCTCGTCATCGGCGCCGGCGGCCTGGGACTCCACGCCATCCAGGTGGCACGCCTGGGCGGAGCCAGGGTGCTGGCGGTCGATCAAGCGCCGGACAAGTTGGAGCTCGCCCGGAAGGTGGGGGCCGACGACGCCTTCCTCATCCAGTCCGAGCACGCCGCAAAGCAGGTGTTGGCGGCGGCAGGGGGCCCCGTGGACCTGGTGGTGGAGCTGGTGGCCAAGCCCGTCACCATGAGCCTGGCGGCCGCGGTCCTGCGCACGGGCGGGCGGCTCCTGATGATCGGCTACCAGCCCGGGGTCGACGTCGCCATCCCTACACCCGACGTCGTGCTGCGCAATCTGAGCATCATCGGTTCGACGGCCTCGTCCCTCCTGAGCTTTCGAGAGAGCGTGCGACTGGTGGAGCAGGGCAAGATCCGGCCCGTCGTGACGGACCGCTACCGTCTGGAGGAGGCCAACGAGGCACTCGAGCGGCTCAAGCGCGGCGGTATCCTGGGCCGGGCGGTGCTGCTCGTGGCGTGA
- a CDS encoding LysR family transcriptional regulator, producing the protein MDFHKLEVFCRVVDNLSITRTAEDLHLSQPAVSLAIRRLEREVGTPLIQRQGRQVAPTHAGRAFYPYARAMLAARDEAERWLQEFKEGQSGQLVIGASTTGVLYYLPPLLEAFRARHPRIQVALHAAITDRIREAVAADTMDMGFVWGPTADPRLSSRLLTWGEFAVIVHPAHPLADGGPVAPEALAREPFILARSGSSTRWFVESRLRDAGIVPRAVMEFDTTEAMKLAVEASLGVAVVSRKAVDRELSQGLLRVVCVEGLDLRRPILAIWARGRPLPPAAQRVLEMASHYFARA; encoded by the coding sequence ATGGACTTCCACAAGCTCGAGGTCTTCTGCCGGGTGGTGGACAACCTCAGCATCACCCGTACCGCGGAGGATCTGCACTTGAGCCAGCCGGCGGTCAGCCTGGCCATCCGCCGCCTCGAACGCGAGGTCGGCACGCCGCTCATCCAGCGGCAGGGCCGCCAGGTCGCTCCCACTCACGCCGGGAGGGCGTTTTACCCCTACGCGCGGGCGATGCTGGCGGCTCGCGACGAGGCGGAGCGATGGCTCCAGGAGTTCAAGGAGGGCCAGTCGGGCCAGCTGGTGATCGGCGCCAGCACGACGGGCGTCCTCTACTACCTGCCGCCCCTGCTGGAGGCCTTCCGTGCCAGGCACCCCCGGATCCAGGTCGCGCTGCACGCGGCCATCACCGACCGCATCCGGGAGGCGGTGGCAGCTGACACCATGGACATGGGCTTCGTCTGGGGCCCCACCGCCGACCCGCGTCTCTCGTCGCGGCTGCTGACGTGGGGCGAGTTCGCCGTCATCGTCCATCCCGCGCACCCGCTCGCCGACGGGGGGCCCGTCGCCCCGGAGGCACTGGCGCGGGAGCCCTTCATCCTGGCCAGGTCGGGGTCCTCGACTCGGTGGTTCGTGGAGTCGCGGCTCAGGGACGCGGGGATCGTGCCGCGGGCGGTCATGGAGTTCGACACCACCGAGGCGATGAAGCTGGCTGTCGAAGCCAGCCTCGGCGTCGCGGTGGTCTCGCGCAAGGCGGTGGACCGCGAGCTCAGCCAGGGCCTGTTGCGGGTGGTTTGCGTGGAGGGGCTCGACCTGCGGCGCCCCATCCTGGCCATCTGGGCACGCGGACGCCCCCTACCGCCCGCCGCCCAAAGGGTGCTGGAGATGGCTTCTCACTACTTCGCCCGGGCCTAA
- a CDS encoding YeiH family protein produces the protein MDERAAPIETASASAATRRPGDAGRALRMAAPGVLATAILTAIATLVGTHLPGLGAAATGLLLGLVVSHVVSVPDALRPGVAFCSTGLLRTAVVLLGTGVSFGQVIRMSGGALLIIATTLVIGMASTVLVGRALGLPLRLTTLVGIGTAICGASAIAAAAPVLRATKEETAYALATIFTFNLLALLVYPPTGHLLGLSSAAFGTWAGTAIHDTSSVLAAGYAFDQQAGIQATVVKLTRTMFLVPVVVGLALVQGLRSRQERAELRIGRLVPPFVWGFALMAAVNGLGLVPAPVSGALNQVAGVFIVAALSAIGLQTRLDTLRRLGSMSFALGMVASVAVALASLAWIRWLGL, from the coding sequence TTGGACGAGCGCGCAGCTCCCATCGAGACGGCCTCCGCCTCGGCGGCCACGCGGCGGCCAGGCGACGCCGGACGTGCCCTGCGGATGGCGGCGCCGGGGGTGCTGGCGACCGCTATCCTGACAGCGATTGCGACGCTGGTCGGGACGCACCTGCCGGGCCTGGGGGCGGCAGCGACGGGCTTGCTGCTGGGCCTCGTCGTCTCCCACGTCGTCTCCGTGCCGGACGCCCTTCGCCCTGGGGTCGCCTTCTGCTCCACCGGCCTGCTCCGCACGGCGGTCGTGTTGCTGGGCACGGGCGTCAGCTTCGGGCAGGTCATCCGCATGAGCGGCGGCGCCCTGCTCATCATCGCCACGACCTTGGTCATCGGGATGGCCTCGACCGTCCTGGTCGGCAGGGCACTCGGCCTGCCGTTGCGCCTCACCACCCTGGTCGGCATCGGCACCGCCATCTGCGGCGCCAGCGCCATCGCGGCCGCAGCCCCCGTCCTGAGGGCGACTAAGGAGGAGACCGCATACGCCCTCGCTACCATCTTCACGTTCAACCTGCTGGCGCTCCTCGTCTATCCGCCAACGGGCCATCTCCTGGGGCTGAGCAGCGCCGCCTTTGGCACGTGGGCCGGCACCGCCATCCACGACACCTCGTCGGTGCTGGCCGCCGGGTATGCGTTCGACCAGCAAGCCGGGATCCAGGCTACGGTCGTCAAGCTGACCCGCACCATGTTCCTCGTGCCCGTGGTGGTGGGGCTGGCATTGGTGCAGGGGCTACGGAGCCGGCAGGAGCGGGCGGAGCTGCGGATCGGGCGGCTGGTGCCGCCGTTCGTCTGGGGGTTCGCGCTGATGGCGGCGGTCAACGGGCTGGGTCTCGTCCCGGCCCCGGTGAGCGGTGCGCTCAACCAGGTCGCGGGAGTCTTCATCGTGGCCGCCCTGTCGGCCATCGGACTCCAGACGCGTCTCGACACGCTAAGACGCTTGGGATCCATGTCCTTCGCCCTGGGCATGGTGGCCTCCGTGGCGGTGGCGCTGGCCAGCCTGGCCTGGATCCGGTGGCTCGGACTTTGA
- a CDS encoding cyclase family protein, giving the protein MTEHQWLDLSHAFEEGMPIPDWPGEQQHHFELVSYRVRVNSGLQQVLRMNLHCGTHVDAPNHYADGRAGIDGVDYRSLMGECVVIDVEKEALGVVTAEDLRPHERLLRSVPMAILSTGWERMWRTPEYGSRYPFLAEDAGKLLLDAGIKVVGLDTPGPDAPIRSPFRKGDPLHQMLLGRDVLIIENLTNLRPLVGKRVYLQAVPINIRGATGSPARVLARLLE; this is encoded by the coding sequence GTGACCGAACACCAGTGGCTGGATCTCTCCCATGCGTTCGAGGAGGGCATGCCGATACCCGACTGGCCGGGCGAGCAGCAGCACCACTTCGAGCTCGTCAGCTACCGGGTAAGGGTCAACAGCGGGCTTCAACAGGTCCTCCGGATGAACCTGCACTGTGGCACCCACGTCGACGCCCCCAACCACTACGCCGACGGCCGGGCGGGCATCGACGGGGTGGACTACCGGTCGCTCATGGGCGAGTGCGTGGTCATCGACGTCGAGAAGGAGGCCCTCGGCGTCGTGACGGCGGAGGATCTCCGACCCCATGAGCGGCTCTTGCGCAGCGTCCCGATGGCGATCCTGAGCACGGGATGGGAGCGGATGTGGCGCACCCCCGAGTACGGGTCACGCTACCCCTTCCTGGCCGAGGACGCAGGCAAGCTCTTGCTGGATGCAGGCATCAAGGTGGTCGGGCTCGATACGCCGGGGCCGGACGCTCCCATCCGCAGCCCGTTCCGCAAAGGGGATCCCCTGCACCAGATGCTCCTGGGACGGGACGTGCTGATCATCGAGAACCTGACCAACCTGCGGCCGCTGGTTGGCAAGCGTGTGTACCTGCAGGCAGTGCCCATCAACATCCGGGGAGCGACGGGGTCTCCGGCGAGGGTGCTGGCCCGGCTGCTCGAGTAG
- a CDS encoding UxaA family hydrolase produces MERLTAYRNADGSVGIRRHVLVLALSAFCSTTARLIGEMVAGTTVLTHPHGRNEVGINRHRLQRTLTGIVSNGNVHSVLVVGYEREGTERFVESLRQATRKRVESVVLLDCGGSWAAALDGARRASDLVLEASDSERSEVEWSGLKIGVKCGGSDGSSVVAANPVLGRCTDWLVERGATVVFSETTEIIGAEHLLARRAVTPEVGKRIVEAARHNLASAREAGVDLLGTNPVPDNIAGGITTIEEKALGAIRKTGTGPIHGVVEYGEPPDGPGLYFMDSPSGAHEVMSGLAAAGCHAVLFATGTCNPVGNLLMPVVKVCGNREWVRRMADHVDVDVSDVVEEGMSVEAAAARVMERLERVVRGALTRSEICRHVEFSVVPTGL; encoded by the coding sequence GTGGAGCGTCTGACGGCCTACCGCAATGCGGACGGAAGCGTGGGCATCCGTCGCCACGTGCTGGTGCTGGCGCTGAGTGCTTTTTGTTCCACCACCGCCCGGCTCATCGGCGAGATGGTCGCCGGCACCACCGTGCTCACTCACCCCCACGGGCGAAACGAGGTCGGCATCAATCGCCATCGCCTGCAGCGAACCCTGACGGGCATCGTCTCCAACGGCAACGTCCACTCGGTGCTGGTGGTGGGATACGAACGCGAGGGGACCGAGCGCTTCGTCGAGAGCCTGAGACAGGCCACCCGCAAGCGGGTGGAGTCGGTGGTGCTGCTCGACTGCGGCGGGAGCTGGGCAGCCGCTCTCGATGGCGCCCGAAGGGCCTCCGACCTGGTCCTCGAGGCCAGCGACAGCGAGCGAAGCGAAGTGGAGTGGAGCGGGCTCAAGATCGGGGTCAAGTGCGGCGGCAGCGACGGCTCGTCCGTGGTGGCGGCCAATCCCGTGCTGGGTCGGTGCACGGACTGGCTGGTGGAGAGGGGCGCGACGGTCGTCTTCTCCGAGACCACCGAGATCATCGGCGCCGAGCACCTGCTGGCCAGGCGTGCCGTGACCCCCGAGGTCGGCAAGCGGATCGTCGAGGCCGCCCGCCACAACCTCGCCTCGGCGCGCGAGGCGGGGGTGGACCTGCTGGGCACCAACCCGGTGCCCGACAACATCGCGGGGGGCATCACCACCATCGAGGAGAAGGCGCTGGGGGCCATCCGCAAGACCGGCACGGGCCCCATCCACGGGGTCGTGGAGTACGGAGAGCCGCCGGATGGGCCGGGCCTCTACTTCATGGACTCGCCCTCGGGCGCGCACGAGGTGATGAGCGGCCTGGCGGCGGCTGGGTGCCACGCCGTGCTCTTCGCGACCGGTACCTGCAACCCGGTCGGCAACCTCCTGATGCCCGTCGTCAAGGTCTGCGGCAACCGGGAGTGGGTGAGGCGCATGGCCGACCACGTGGACGTGGACGTCAGCGACGTGGTCGAGGAGGGCATGTCCGTGGAGGCCGCGGCGGCGCGGGTGATGGAGAGGCTCGAGCGGGTCGTCCGGGGCGCCCTGACGCGCAGCGAGATCTGCCGCCACGTCGAGTTCTCGGTGGTCCCGACGGGGTTGTGA